The following is a genomic window from Acidisarcina sp..
GGGTTTGACACGGTCCAACGGTCTCCAGTCTGGGGCCCACATTTGGACGCGGTGCAATGACGAATGGCTGGATCGACATCAAGAACACCGACATGATGTTGATCATGGGCGGCAACCCGGCCGAAAATCACCCCTGCGGTTTTAAGTGGGCGATTGAAGCCAAGCGCCAGCGAAATGCGAAGATGATCGTGGTAGATCCACGGTTTACGCGGACTGCGGCAACTTCAGATCTCCATCTGCAGATTCGTGCAGGAGCGGACATCGCATTCCTCGGGGGCGTGATTCACTACGCGCTAGAGAATCAGCGGATTGCTCACGAGTATCTGGTCAACTTCACCAATGCTGCCTTCATCGTGCAGGAAGGCTTCAAACTGCCGGAAGACGGTCTCTACTCCGGCTTTGATGAAGCCACGAAGACCTATGACCGCTCTTCGTGGAATTACGAAGGAAGCAAAGGCTCCTCCAGCGGAGGGGTGAATGCTCCGGCGTCAATGCCTGCGAACGTCGCTTACGATACGACGCTCGAACACCCACGCTGCGTTTACCAACTCTTAAAGAAACAATATTCGCGGTATACGCCCGAGATGGTCGAGCGCATCACAGGAATACCGAAGGACCAATTCCTGAAGGCTGCGGATATGTTCACCTCCATCCGCAAGGATGGGAACACCAAGCAGGTTGCCACGATCATCTACGCGGTCGGTTGGACCCAGCATTCTTTCGGCACGCAGATCATCCGGACAGCAGCAATGCTGCAACTGCTGCTCGGCAACGTGGGAAGGGCCGGCGGTGGCGTCAATGCTCTCCGTGGGCATTCCAACATCCAAGGCGCCACGGATATAGCTGGCATCTTCGATAATTTGCCGGGATATCTGAAAGTCCCCACTCCGGCGGACAAGGACTTCGATGCGTGGATGAAGCGCATCACTCCCACCGCGTCCAAGCCAGGCGAATGGCAATCCTATAACTACTGGTCCAACACGCCGAAGTTTGCGGTCTCGCTGATGAAGGCCCTGTATGGCGATGCCGCCAAGAAGGAGAACGGCTGGGCCTTCGACTATCTGCCAAAGGTGGATCGGGAATACTCCTGGAGCCACATCTGGGACGACATGTACAGAGGCAAGGTCAAGGGCCTGCTGGCATTCGGCATGAACGGGGTGGCAATCGGGCCGAACTCAAGCAAGAATATCGATGCTCTCAAGAAGGCCGATTTTCTGGTCGTCTGCGACATCTATCCAGAGGAAACGAGCGACTTCTGGAGATCTCCCGGCATAACCGCCGATGAGATGAAGAACATCAAAACCGAAGTCTATCGGTTGCCCGGCGCTGGCTTCGCGGAAAAAGACGGAACGTTTGTCAACTCCGCGCGCTGGCTGCAATGGAAGTGGGCGGCTGTTCCGCCTCCGGGAGATGCCAGACTCGATCAGGAGATTCTCGCTCGCATCTTTCTGAAGGTTCGCGAAATGTATCGGAAGGAAGGGGGCAAGTTCCCGGATCCGATTCTGAATCTGACGTGGAACTTCACGACTCCCGAGAACCCGTCCTTGTCTGAGGTCGCGAAGGAACTGAATGGCCGCGCCATTGGTGACGTGGAAGACAAAGCCTCGGGTCCAGTCGTAAAGGCAGGCCAGCAACTTCCCGGATATGCTTACCTCCGCGACGATGGATCGACTCTGTGTGGCAACTGGATCTGGTCAGGTTCGTGGACCGAAGCAGGCGCCATGATACAGCGTCGCGGGACAGAAGATCCTTCGGGCCTTGGAGTTTATCCGAACTGGGGATGGTCATGGCCAGCGAATCGCCGCGTTCTTTACAACCGTGCTTCGTGCGATGTGGCAGGCAAGCCCTGGGACGCGGATAGGAAACAGGTATGGTGGAACGAGGCCCAGAAGAGATGGGTCGGCAATGATGTCCCCGACTTCAAAGCCGATTCCGCACCTTCGGAGCACATGGGGCCATTCATCATGAATGCCGAAGGCGTGGGGCGCATCTTCGCTCCACTCGGCGCCTTCGCCGATGGTCCCTTCCCGGAGCACTACGAGCCGACGGAGAGCCCTATCGCCAATCCGCTGCATCCAGCACAATCTCAGAGTCCCGTGGTCAAGAGGTATACCACGGACATGGATAAGTACGGAACACCGGAGCAGGGGTTCACCATCGTCTGCACGACCTACCGTCTGACGGAGCACTATCACTACTGGACAAAGAACAACCCGATGAATGTGCAGTTGGTTCCAGAGCCGTTCGTCGAGATCCCTGCTGAGTTAGCGTCCAATCTCGGCATCAAGGGCGGCGACAAGGTGAGAGTGACCAGCGCGCGTGCCGCGTATACGGCAAAAGCGATGGTCACACAGCGCATCCGGCCAATGACGATCGATGGCAAGAAGGTGTATCAGATCGGCATTCCTATTCATTATGGCTATCGCGGAATACAGGAAGACGCCGGGAAGACATCCAGGTCGTTGACGAACGCCCTGTCACCCACGGTCACCGATCCCAATGCGTATACGCCCGAGTTCAAGGGCTTCCTAGTCAAACTGGAGAAGGTCTAATGGCAAACGGACCGCTCGAAATCAAAGCCATCTCCGGACACACCGGCACAGTGCCCGGCCGCGATGCCTCCCGGGATTACCCTGTCGCGAAGTTGATCGATGTCACCACCTGCATCGGCTGCAAAGCATGTGAGGTTGCCTGTCTCGAATGGAATGGGTACCCATTTCGAGAAACCGTCTTCGACAACACGTACCAGACCATGCCGGATCTGGAGTGGAATTACTACAACCTGAT
Proteins encoded in this region:
- the fdnG gene encoding formate dehydrogenase-N subunit alpha — encoded protein: MEVTRRVFLKGSGGLIVASAFGFDLRRAQAQARELKIARTTETRSTCPYCSVSCGVIIHTLGDKAKNVTAQVIHVEGDPDHPINRGTLCPKGSSLYHDILNDRRLLKPQVRRPGSDHWEDIPWDQAYEEIARHIKKTRDETFITMDAQGHTVNRCESIAWNGGCTDTNEFNYLVVKTMRSLGLTYLENQARVUHGPTVSSLGPTFGRGAMTNGWIDIKNTDMMLIMGGNPAENHPCGFKWAIEAKRQRNAKMIVVDPRFTRTAATSDLHLQIRAGADIAFLGGVIHYALENQRIAHEYLVNFTNAAFIVQEGFKLPEDGLYSGFDEATKTYDRSSWNYEGSKGSSSGGVNAPASMPANVAYDTTLEHPRCVYQLLKKQYSRYTPEMVERITGIPKDQFLKAADMFTSIRKDGNTKQVATIIYAVGWTQHSFGTQIIRTAAMLQLLLGNVGRAGGGVNALRGHSNIQGATDIAGIFDNLPGYLKVPTPADKDFDAWMKRITPTASKPGEWQSYNYWSNTPKFAVSLMKALYGDAAKKENGWAFDYLPKVDREYSWSHIWDDMYRGKVKGLLAFGMNGVAIGPNSSKNIDALKKADFLVVCDIYPEETSDFWRSPGITADEMKNIKTEVYRLPGAGFAEKDGTFVNSARWLQWKWAAVPPPGDARLDQEILARIFLKVREMYRKEGGKFPDPILNLTWNFTTPENPSLSEVAKELNGRAIGDVEDKASGPVVKAGQQLPGYAYLRDDGSTLCGNWIWSGSWTEAGAMIQRRGTEDPSGLGVYPNWGWSWPANRRVLYNRASCDVAGKPWDADRKQVWWNEAQKRWVGNDVPDFKADSAPSEHMGPFIMNAEGVGRIFAPLGAFADGPFPEHYEPTESPIANPLHPAQSQSPVVKRYTTDMDKYGTPEQGFTIVCTTYRLTEHYHYWTKNNPMNVQLVPEPFVEIPAELASNLGIKGGDKVRVTSARAAYTAKAMVTQRIRPMTIDGKKVYQIGIPIHYGYRGIQEDAGKTSRSLTNALSPTVTDPNAYTPEFKGFLVKLEKV